One Setaria italica strain Yugu1 chromosome II, Setaria_italica_v2.0, whole genome shotgun sequence DNA segment encodes these proteins:
- the LOC101754795 gene encoding uncharacterized protein LOC101754795, translating into MRDFSCFSDGAVALAAGAAGGRGAGAALDRSLQAATASVYRVALSSRKELRISVTWTRGIAGAGAGSAAGAPAAGVTGLAVAVDDGSRALPLAAVGTPRRTTAPAPPAGAQHFLQKKRGTRSFATEAGTAVCIYWDTAEAKYQQPGSPEPSRDYHLAVVADGELALLLGGGEGARELGRRFAPAPRRALLSRREQVRGGTAAFPHSAAAARAQLVHTTRCRFRDDGAEHEVTVACRGEEWGAGGPSSRDGEVAVSVDGKKVVEARRVKWNFRGNRTAVLGDGAVVEVMWDVHDWWFAGASPGGGGAQFMVKARGAADGGRVWMDEEMASKGQPPAGFFLHLQCYRR; encoded by the coding sequence ATGCGGGACTTCTCCTGCTTCAGCGACGGCGCCGTCGCGCTGGCCGCCGGGGCCGCGGGCGGCAGGGGAGCCGGCGCCGCGCTCGACCGCTCGCTCCAAGCGGCCACCGCCAGCGTCTACAGGGTCGCGCTGTCGTCGCGCAAGGAGCTCCGGATCAGTGTCACCTGGACGCGGGGCatcgccggggccggggcggggtcggcggcgggggcaccGGCTGCCGGCGTGACCGGGCTCGCCGTGGCCGTCGACGACGGATCCAGGGCGCTGCCACTGGCTGCGGTCGGCACGCCGCGCCGGACGACCGCGCCGGCTCCGCCGGCGGGTGCGCAGCATTTCCTGCAGAAGAAGCGCGGGACGCGGTCGTTCGCCACGGAGGCCGGCACCGCGGTGTGCATCTACTGGGACACGGCGgaggccaagtaccagcaaccGGGCTCGCCGGAGCCCTCCCGCGACTAccacctcgccgtcgtcgcggaCGGCGAGCTCGctctcctcctcggcggcggcgagggcgcgcgggagctggggcgccgGTTCGCCCcggccccgcgccgcgcgctgcTCAGCCGGCGCGAGCAGGTccgcggcgggacggcggcctTCCctcactccgccgccgccgcgcgcgcgcagcTGGTCCACACGACGCGGTGCCGGTTCCGCGACGACGGCGCGGAGCATGAAGTCACGGTGGCGTGCCGCGGGGAGGAGTGGGGGGCAGGAGGGCCATCCTCCAGGGACGGCGAGGTGGCGGTCAGCGTCGACGGCAAGAAGGTGGTGGAGGCGCGCCGGGTCAAGTGGAACTTCCGCGGCAACCGGACGGCGGTGCTGGGCGACGGCGCGGTGGTGGAGGTCATGTGGGACGTGCACGACTGGTGGTTCGCCGGCGcgtcccccggcggcggcggggcgcagTTCATGGTGAAGGCGCgtggggcggcggacggcggccggGTGTGGATGGACGAGGAGATGGCCAGCAAGGGGCAGCCACCCGCCGGGTTCTTCCTGCACCTGCAGTGCTACCGGCGGTGA
- the LOC101755195 gene encoding biotin synthase, mitochondrial — MAMMLLAAGRSLRSILHPRLAGAAAAFSSAPSAASAAAAEAERTIREGPRNDWSRPEIQAVYDSPLLDLLFHGAQVHRHVHRFREVQQCTLLSIKTGGCSEDCSYCPQSSRYDTGLKAQKLMNKDAVLEAAKKAKEAGSTRFCMGAAWRETIGRKTNFNQILEYVKEIRGMGMEVCCTLGMIEKQQAEELKKAGLTAYNHNLDTSREYYPNIITTRSYDDRLQTLQHVREAGISICSGGIIGLGEAEEDRVGLLHTLATLPAHPESVPINALVAVKGTPLGDQKPVEIWEMIRMIATARIVMPKAMVRLSAGRVRFSMPEQALCFLAGANSIFAGEKLLTTANNDFDADQAMFKILGLIPKAPSFGDEEAPAPADTERSEQAASM, encoded by the exons ATGGCAATGATGCTGCTGGCGGCGGGGCGCAGCTTGCGCTCCATCCTCCACCCGCGGCttgccggggcggcggcggcgttctcCTCGGCCCCGTCCGCGgcatcggcggcagcggcggaggcggagcggacGATACGGGAAGGGCCGCGGAACGACTGGAGTCGGCCCGAGATCCAGGCCGTCTACGACTCCCCGCTCCTCGACCTCCTCTTCCACGGG GCTCAGGTCCACAGACATGTTCACAGATTCAGAGAAGTGCAGCAATGCACACTTCTTTCAATAAAGACTGGTGGGTGCAGTGAAGATTGTTCTTACTGCCCTCAGTCATCAAGATACGATACTGGATTGAAGGCACAAAAATTGATGAACAAAGATGCTGTCTTAGAAGCAGCGAAAAAG GCAAAAGAGGCCGGGAGCACCCGTTTTTGCATGGGAGCTGCATGGAGAGAAACCATCGGCAGGAAAACAAATttcaaccagattcttgaatATGTCAAGGAAATAAG GGGTATGGGCATGGAGGTCTGTTGCACGCTAGGTATGATAGAGAAACAGCAAGCTGAAGAACTCAAGAAGGCTGGACTCACAGCATATAATCATAACCTAGACACATCAAGAGAGTACTATCCCAACATTATTACCACAAGATCATATGATGATAGACTGCAGACTCTTCAGCACGTCCGTGAAGCTGGAATAAGCATCTGCTCAG GTGGAATAATTGGTCTTGGAGAAGCAGAGGAGGACCGTGTAGGGTTGTTGCATACACTGGCCACCTTGCCTGCACACCCAGAGAGCGTTCCTATTAATGCATTGGTTGCTGTAAAAGGCACGCCTCTTGGGGATCAGAAG CCTGTGGAAATCTGGGAAATGATCCGCATGATCGCCACTGCTCGGATTGTGATGCCAAAGGCAATGGTGAGGCTTTCAGCAGGCCGTGTACGGTTCTCCATGCCAGAACAAGCGCTCTGCTTCCTTGCTGGGGCCAACTCAATCTTTGCCGGTGAGAAGCTTCTCACAACAGCGAACAACGACTTTGATGCGGACCAGGCTATGTTCAAGATCCTTGGTCTAATTCCCAAGGCCCCAAGCTTTGGCGACGAAGAGGCACCAGCTCCTGCTGACACCGAGAGGTCTGAGCAAGCCGCTTCAATGTAG